In Thalassococcus sp. S3, the sequence GGGGTGAGGTAGATATGGGCATGAGGTTGATAGATTTTGTATCCCGTCACCGAGCCGTTGCTTTGACGTTCAATCTTCACATGCGGCGCGTTCATCTCCGCGCATTCGCTACGTTCCAAAAAGGGAATATTCTCTTCAGCCCATTGACGGATCTTGGCGCGTCCTTCATCGCTCATATCCATGACACGCTGCCCATATCGGTGAAAGGCTACGTCAGCGACATGACCTTTGGAGACGAATTCTTGGTTGGCGAATTCGATCACTGCCGCCCTTTGCTCTTCGGGCGTCAGCTCCCACGCCAGGCCGACCTGGACATCGCGGGCAGGGCGACCGTCTTTACGACGTTCGGCTGCCTCGGCCTTGTTCCAGAGTTGGCCTCTGTCGGATGCCCATGCTGGGGCACCCTCGGGCGTGAGAATAAGCGTTTCCCGAACATCGGGTGCGCGTCGGCTGTAATCAGCCGTGCGATCCTGACGTTCGTCAAACAAACGTTCTCCGGCCCGGTATGCTGCGCCGACAACGGCGGATTGGCCTGCGGCTCTCTTTACCGGGCGGGTCTTACAGTTGAGATTACGAAGCTCTACCATAACGTGAGTATATGTGGGAATTCTCAACGAAAAGTTAAAGTGCGCGTATACACATTGCTTCGCAAAGTACGCGCACAATCCCCCCTCCCGTCCCCTCGAAGGGGGAGGCGCGTTCAGATGCCACGCAGGCTAACGGGCGATTTCAACCATGGGTTTGGCTTCTGTCGGGCATCTCTTCGCAGCCCGTGAAGCGCCAACCCACGGCTTCAATCGTCCGTGGTCACTCATTGCCGTTTGGGCTAGTCCCTCTTTCGCCGGGACGGGCGAATGTGCCGTCAAGGGGATACGCCTCGCACTGGCTACCCCAAGCACCCCGTGGGTGCTATTCGCGGATTGCCGCTCAAGGGGATCCCTTCACGCGCCAGGTGGAAGGCTTAGTCTTCTCATTAGGAGGATCTACGATGGATAACCGCACAGTCGAAGAGCGCAGTCGCATCATGCGATCAGTGAAGCAGAAGGACACGGGCCCGGAGATGAAGGTGCGCAGACTTTTGCATGCGCAAGGCTACCGTTTCCGACTTCACCGGAGGGATTTGCCGGGCAGTCCCGATGTTGTTTTGCCCGGGCGACGCAAAGCGATCTTTGTTCACGGCTGCTTCTGGCATGCGCATGATTGCCCAAAAGGTCGTGCACCGAAGTCAAAGCTCGACTACTGGGCGCCGAAGCTTGCTGCGAATGTCGAGCGTGATGCGCGGAAGCGTGGAGAGCTCGAATCGCTCGGGTGGGATGTCCTTACAGTTTGGCAATGTCAGACGGGCGATCTAGACGAACTGCGAGAACGTCTCGTTTCATTTGTGGAAAATTTACGGGATGCGATCGACAATCCTGCTCGCGTCTGCTAACTTGTGGGAAAACGAAGGGAGATAACATGAGCGAGCAGCATTCCCGCCCGATCGGAATCGACCTATTTGCGGGGGCGGGTGGTATGAGTCTCGGCTTTGAGCGTGCCGGTTTCGACGTGAAAGCAGCAGTTGAGATTGATCCGGTTCACTGTGCGGCTCACAAGTTCAATTTTCCCCAAACGACGGTGATTCCGCACTCCGTCGAGGCGCTGACGGGCGCTGATATCCGCAAGGTGGCACGTATCGGCAAAGCGACAGTCGATTGCGTTTTTGGCGGCGCGCCATGCCAGGGTTTCTCGCTGATTGGCCAACGCGTCCTTGACGACCCACGCAACGGGCTCGTGCGTGATTTCGTACGCTTGGTTGCCGAGCTCGACGCAACGTCTTTCGTCTTCGAGAATGTTAAAGGCCTCACACTCGGCAAACACCGCAAGTTTCTTTATGAGCTCGTCGAAGCGTTCGAGGTCGCGGGATACGAAACTCGGACGCCGTGGAAGGTTCTGAACGCTGGGCATTATGGCGTGCCGCAATCGCGCGAGCGTCTAATTCTGTTTGGCGTCAAGAAGGGCCGAACGCTCCCAAACTATCCGGCCCCTATGACCAACATGGCCGGGCGGCCGGAGCTTTTCCCCGGCGTTCCCTTCGGCCCAAGTTCGGCCGAGGCGATCGGCGATCTTCCCGACGCAGATACGTTTGCGACCTTGGCCAAGACCGACGCGGTTCGAACCGTGAAATATAGCCAGGCCTCGCCCTACGCAGCGGCTTTGCGTGGTCTGACGAATGATGCTTGGGCGTACGGCTATGTTCGCGAGTATGATCCCGGTGTACTTACCTCTAGTGCGCGTACCGCGCACACAGCCATCTCTAAGCGGCGGTTTTCCGAGACAGAAGCAGGAAAAGTTGAGCCGATCAGTCGCTTCTTTAGGCTTCCGCCGGAGGGAGTATCGAACACGCTTAGAGCCGGTACCGACGGAGCAAGAGGCGCATTTACGAGCCCGCGCCCGATCCACTACCGGCACGCTCGATGCGTGACCGTACGTGAGATGGCGCGACTTCACGGATTTCCCGACTGGTTCCGTTTTCATTCGACCAAATGGCATGGGGCACGGCAGATCGGAAACGCTGTCCCGCCCCCTCTTGCGGAAGCCATTGCGACCCAAGTTGTCCACGCCCTCAACTATGTTCAAGCTCGACCGGAGGGCACGGTATCGCTCGGCGACCCCGCGTTGCTGTACTACGATATGACTGAGGCGGCCGAGCATTTTAACGTTGCAGTACCGCCAAGTCGCCGTGATCGCAAAAGTGGTGCGAAGAAGCGCAAGCAGGAGGAGATCGAAGCGATCCGCCTCGGGGCAGGTGCCGGTGGCTAAAAAGCCGAACCGATACGGTGCGCTTGTCGAGAAGATATTCCTTGATCGCTACGAACCTGGTGCGACCTCTCTAGATTTCGC encodes:
- a CDS encoding MobA/MobL family protein, producing MVELRNLNCKTRPVKRAAGQSAVVGAAYRAGERLFDERQDRTADYSRRAPDVRETLILTPEGAPAWASDRGQLWNKAEAAERRKDGRPARDVQVGLAWELTPEEQRAAVIEFANQEFVSKGHVADVAFHRYGQRVMDMSDEGRAKIRQWAEENIPFLERSECAEMNAPHVKIERQSNGSVTGYKIYQPHAHIYLTPRAIDGDEFAAKRNRDLDRAESAMHWRYEWPRIQNNYLDAAGHETRVTATARKDDTHPQERDDTVQGVAHTMEMRGEQTRAREVAEMNGMHNETVRQAAADVQTLTPEDDRQREATRLATWWRNMSVRFDGWRSEFAEKAEEWRARFAAQDWRLKSLLGWQRTEEEPKPPDQQQGTPEPPIENDNSNEPER
- a CDS encoding very short patch repair endonuclease; this encodes MDNRTVEERSRIMRSVKQKDTGPEMKVRRLLHAQGYRFRLHRRDLPGSPDVVLPGRRKAIFVHGCFWHAHDCPKGRAPKSKLDYWAPKLAANVERDARKRGELESLGWDVLTVWQCQTGDLDELRERLVSFVENLRDAIDNPARVC
- a CDS encoding DNA cytosine methyltransferase, coding for MSEQHSRPIGIDLFAGAGGMSLGFERAGFDVKAAVEIDPVHCAAHKFNFPQTTVIPHSVEALTGADIRKVARIGKATVDCVFGGAPCQGFSLIGQRVLDDPRNGLVRDFVRLVAELDATSFVFENVKGLTLGKHRKFLYELVEAFEVAGYETRTPWKVLNAGHYGVPQSRERLILFGVKKGRTLPNYPAPMTNMAGRPELFPGVPFGPSSAEAIGDLPDADTFATLAKTDAVRTVKYSQASPYAAALRGLTNDAWAYGYVREYDPGVLTSSARTAHTAISKRRFSETEAGKVEPISRFFRLPPEGVSNTLRAGTDGARGAFTSPRPIHYRHARCVTVREMARLHGFPDWFRFHSTKWHGARQIGNAVPPPLAEAIATQVVHALNYVQARPEGTVSLGDPALLYYDMTEAAEHFNVAVPPSRRDRKSGAKKRKQEEIEAIRLGAGAGG